A single window of Nicotiana sylvestris chromosome 5, ASM39365v2, whole genome shotgun sequence DNA harbors:
- the LOC104237418 gene encoding pectinesterase 1-like, giving the protein MAGKNTIFAVEAIVITILLFIPRVFSDDSVPIPADKSQIKSWFETNVKPLDARKDTLDPALVAAEANKTIIKVRADGSGEFKTLTDAINSIPQGNKRRVIISIGGGNYTEKVKIDRYKPFITLYGDPKNVPNIIFNGTAKDYGTVDSATVVVESEYFSAVNINFVNSAPRPDGKRELAQAAALRTGGDKASLYNCKMYGFQDTFCDDSGKHFFKDCYIEGTVDFIFGNGKSLYLNTEMHVIPGDPMAMITAHARGAGNVDSGYSFVHCMITGTGKTALLGRAWKPFAKVVYSYTDMSDVVHPEGWSDNGKSDYDRSVFYGEYNCKGAGATMDGRVGYAKKLTDAEAKPLITLGYIEGSKWLLPPVTL; this is encoded by the exons atggccGGAAAAAACACCATATTTGCTGTGGAAGCTATTGTTATAACCATTCTTCTTTTCATTCCTAGAGTTTTTTCAGATGATTCTGTTCCAATACCAGCTGATAAATCACAAATAAAAAGTTGGTTTGAAACCAATGTTAAGCCTTTAGATGCAAGAAAAGACACTTTGGACCCTGCCCTTGTAGCTGCTGAGGCTAATAAAACTATCATTAAG GTAAGGGCAGATGGAAGTGGTGAATTCAAGACTTTGACGGATGCCATAAACAGCATTCCTCAAGGGAATAAAAGACGAGTTATTATTTCAATTGGAGGTGGAAATTACACAGAGAAAGTTAAGATTGATAGGTATAAACCTTTCATTACATTATATGGAGACCCTAAGAATGTACCAAATATAATCTTTAATGGAACAGCAAAAGATTATGGTACAGTTGATAGTGCAACCGTTGTCGTCGAATCTGAATACTTCAGCGCTGTTAATATCAACTTTGTG AATTCTGCACCAAGACCAGATGGGAAAAGAGAATTAGCTCAAGCAGCAGCATTAAGGACAGGAGGAGATAAAGCTTCATTATATAACTGTAAAATGTATGGATTTCAAGACACCTTTTGTGATGACAGTGGCAAGCATTTCTTTAAAGATTGCTACATTGAAGGCACTGTTGATTTCATCTTTGGCAATGGAAAATCCTTATATCTG aaCACAGAGATGCATGTAATTCCAGGGGATCCAATGGCAATGATCACAGCACATGCAAGGGGTGCAGGCAATGTTGACAGTGGATATTCATTTGTTCATTGTATGATTACTGGAACAGGAAAAACTGCACTTCTAGGAAGGGCATGGAAACCTTTTGCTAAGGTTGTTTACTCTTACACTGATATGAGTGACGTTGTTCACCCTGAAGGTTGGTCTGATAATGGCAAAAGCGATTACGACAG GTCAGTCTTTTATGGAGAATACAACTGCAAAGGAGCAGGTGCAACCATGGATGGTAGGGTTGGATATGCGAAGAAATTAACTGATGCAGAGGCAAAGCCTCTTATCACACTTGGCTATATTGAAGGGTCCAAATGGCTACTTCCTCCTGTGACACTGTAG